The nucleotide sequence ACTCGGTGCCAATTTGCTTCACATGTAACCTTGGCTTAATCCTGCATCAGCTATAAATTTTGGCAAGCCACACTCCCCAAGGTACCCCCAACGAAATGCATCGTTGCCGTAATCATGAAACTCCCCCACCCCTGTCCTTTAATCGATGGCAGCTCATACCGCCGACCCGTTACCTCAACTCGAGCCATGAGCTTTCCTCCCTACACAGACTGTTAAAATGTGAATGCATTCATTTGCCGCTTTCGTCGGATTTCGTCACGGCTATCACAGTGCTCCTGGTTTTCTGCTAGCTCCATCTGTTCCGGTCTCCCCTCAAAGAAACGTATGTATTCCGTTAGTAGCATCGAAGTCGGAACAAGCTGCCATTGTTGTAGGTCAACAATTCCGACGAGTCAAAGTGAGGAGAATTTCAGACAAACATCCATTTCTCAGGATTTCCATATCTGTCATATTCACCTTAAGGAAGAAAATCATATTCTATCTGGAAAGTCGGACACTCTGGCTAACCTGTTCAGACACATATGCTTAAAGCTGCTAAGCGAAAAGGAGTTGAGAAGTTGACACGTTCAGCGAAAAGCACTTTCAACAGCTCTATTAAAATTGATGTCCTGATCCCAGCTATTGAGAAAGACCTTGGCACTCTTCCCTATGTCATTGACAGTATACGGAAGCAAGTGAAGCATCCGGTCGGTAAGATCATGGTTGTATCGCCACCAAGCAAACGAATCCAAGCCCTTTGCCGGCGTAAAAACTGCACCTTCATCAATGAAAGACGCGTCCTCCCCATTACAAAAAAAAACATTCACTACCAAACCAAACGTACCAATCGCTCGGGCTGGCTACTCCAACAATTGTTAAAATTGGCGGGAGGAAACTTGACCAAGCAAAGGTATTATCTTGTGATTGACGCCGACACCATTCTCATCCGCCCTCATGTTTTTCTCGTCAACGGGAAAACCGTTTTTTACTGCCGTAACTGGAGTCGTCCCGAGTATTTTCGCACCTATAAGAAATTAATGGGAACCAGGGCAACCGCTTCGCGCTCTTTCGTTGCCCACTATATGCTGTTCGACAAATCGAAGCTCTCCCGGCTGAAGTCTAAAATTGAGGCCAGGCATAAAACTAGGTGGTACTGGGCGATTATTAAGAAAACCAACAAGCAGAGTTATGCCGGCTTCTCCGAGTTCGAAACTTACGGTAACTTCGTGAAAGCTCACTACCCCGGTCATCTGGTTGTAAGAAGTTCCCTTAACAAAAGCTTATCTTCAAAACCGGCATCACTTACTCGTAAACGAATCATCAGACTGGCCCAGAATTACAGGTCCATCTCCTTTCATAAACGCGGCTGGTATATCCGGAAGAAGAACGTGAGAAAATGAAGAGCTGTCGAGTCCAACTGCTTGTAATGTAAGAGATAGTCTCCAGACCTTGGTTGAATGTGATGTGTGCGGAGAGAGATGGGGCTCCTTGCTAATTTCCGGCGTAATAGCGCAAGCGTTACAGGTCTTTAACTACTGTCTCAAATTTGACGTGTACATGCCCCTCAAATTCGAGGGGTCCACCTATTCTCTAATTCTCTTTTGTTAAGACCCTACACATATCCGTTCAATCTCTTCAATGCTCTTTCCAAGTAGCTTGAAATGACGACACATTGCGGTCATATTTAATGAGAACCTTGATCAAGGAGATATTTAACTATCGATACATGATGGTGAACTTGGAGACCGCGAGGAGTATCCCACCGGAGGCGTGTTTCTCGACGTCGTACCTTTCGAACAGCTCGTCAACGATCCCAACTCCCCTGTCGTGACCCTAACCCTCATCGCACAGGGCGACCGCACCGAGATGATCTTCCACCTACACGGAGTCGCCGATCACCCCGGAGATAAGTACATGTACGACCTCTGGTCAGATGCGCTCGACACTCTGATGACGCACCTGCACGACCAGAAGCAGTAAAGGTAAGCACGAACTATTTTGGACAGAGTTTCAAGTTGCACCTCTATTGCACAACACGAACAGTAAATCCGTTGAAGAGGAAGCAATCGCAAGTTGCCACGATAGTTTATCAACTGGCAGCAGTCTAGACGGCCCTCATCTTGATAAAGGTGGGGGCTATTTGACGCATTCGCCGAAATCGCATCACAACTGCCATAGCTGTCGCAATTGATTTGGCTCAAAAAGATCTTATCCAGTAATACCGTTGCACATGTAACAAATCGTGTGTTTTGTTAATCACGTTCACGTATATTTCATATAAAATAATCAATAGATTATCAAAAACTCCAATAATTCGGGAGGGTACGAAATGAAGGTCAAACGAATCGTCGCCAATATAGAGAGTCAGGATATCGCAGCAGCTAAATGCTTTTATCAGGACGTGCTCGGCCTAAATTTATTGATGGATCATGGTTGGATCGCAACTTACGGGACTGCCGAAGAAATGAGCGTTCAAATTAGTTTTGCTTCACAGGGAGGTTCCCACACTCTTACTCCCGATCTATCAATTGAAGTTGATGACGTCGATACAGCGCTCGAACGGATGAAGAAAGCAGGGTTTCCAATTGAATATGGGCCAGCAGATGAGCCATGGGGTGTTCGGCGTTTCTACGTCCGCGACCCATTTGGCAAGCTCATCAACATTCTTGGTCATCTAAAGTACAATTGAAGCCTACTCATACAATTACGGTTTTGTTAACTTCAATTGTTGTAAAATCGTAGTTATCATTTGTTGCTATAACGACTGATTAGCACTCGGTCATGATTGGAAAGAAACACAGACTGCATGAATTGAAGAGTATGTTCGCTATTGCGTAAAAGCAGAGTGAACAAAAAATCTGGCATTCAGATTGATGTTGTTTTCGACACAGATACTTATCGTAATTACTGGCCCTTTTATTAAAGGGCTTTTTTCCATAACTATTGCGGGAAATGAAAGGTAAACGACCAAAGTGAAGATACCGCGGAGAGATTTTTGATGATTTCTTCGTCATTGACTAAGTACACTTTGCGTTAATCACCATAAAAATTACATTTCTTACACCCATTTTATTTTTCTTGTACAAACGCCCATACATAGTTCGTTATATGACATACCTTAATTTTAGGGTTATCCTTAATTACAATTAAGGGGTGACATTAATGAGCGCTGGCTTTTTTGATGACTTTTCTTTAATTTTGGTTCTCTTCGTCCTTTTAGTAATTGTTGCTTGCAGTAGCGAGTAATTTTCAATGTTTATGGGCGGCTGTATAAGCTGCCCTTTTTACATAATCGCCCTTTAAACTTTGTCTTTAATTTGGATAAGCCTTTCTAAAATGAATTTGCGCATCAATTCGCACATTTGCGTTTACCGTAGGCTTGTATCAGTTGCCAAGCTTCCCCCATTTGCATTCTCTATACCATATAGTATTAAAGATTGTTTAAAAGGAGGTGTCAGAATTGGCGGCACAAAAAGGTGTTACAACTTCATCGAGAAAAGTGTCCTTGGACATACAAAGAAAGAATCGTAGAAAAGCAGTCCGATTAATCAACAGAATTGTTGTAGTAAAAACAATATTTGATACATTTACCGGCTGTCTTCTCAGTGTCGGACCAAATGGTTTTCGCGTTCGGGTCTACACTGGTAGCAATGAAACGTTCACCATCATCACCATTCCATTAAATTTCGTAATAAACCTCTTTCCTTTCCCTTGCAATTGCTAGGTTCAAGGCCCCAAACCAACGGGGCTTATACATATTCCCTTTCTTTTTCAATCCTTTCTTACCTCGTTTCCCTCAATAACTTTCGTGTTAAATTGGTTATAACCAGCATTCCTCAAAGCTAATTACACGGTATAATTAACCATAAATTGGAGGTGATTTACATTGTTGCTACTATCTAAAGTTTTATTAGCTTTGCTCCTTTTCTTGTGGGTTGGTGCGGAAATTATCTTTTCTCCCAGTCCCAAAAAGGTTAGAGCTAGAATAATGTTTTTCATCGCATTAGTCGTTATCAGCGGAGCAATTTACTGGATAGGGTATTGGTTATAAGGTCCATCTTTCTTCCCTACACATTTTGATAAATCAGCTTTCTTTTATGGAAGTACACGAGCTTTGATCCCTCGAAGTGCTCGCGTATAATGAATGAAATAAAAAATAGTAAAGAAAGGAGCATAGAAATTTGACAACGAGTTCAAAAGACACATTCTTACGTAGCATACATTTGGAAAGAGAAAATGTTCCCTCTTTTTTGTCCTACCCATTTAATCTTCCCTTTCTTACTGATTTTGAAAGTCTAGATATCCATCCTCAAGTGACGTATATCATCGGTGAAAATGGCATGGGTAAGTCTACCTTCCTTGAAGCAATTGCCGTTGCTTTAGGATTTAATCCAGAAGGTGGAACTATTAATTTTTCTTTTTCTACTCAAGATACTCATTCTGAGCTACACCAATTTATACGGCTCATTCGAGGTTTTAGAAAACCAAAAGATGGATTCTTTTTCAGAGCCGAAACCTATTACAATCTGGCTACAAATATCGACGAGATGGATCGAGCTCCTTCCTATAGTAGACCGATTATTGACTCATATGGCGGCAAGTCTCTGCACCGTCTCTCTCATGGAGAAGCTTTCTTTGCCACATTTCTTCATCGATTTAGTGGCAATGGACTGTATATATTGGACGAACCAGAAGCTGCATTATCACCTTTCCGTCAAATGGCTATGCTCTCTAGAATCCACTCTCTAATCAAAACAAACTCCCAATTTGTTATATCAACTCACTCTCCCATTCTCATGGCCTATCCGGATAGTGTGATATACGAGTTAACTGCTAGTGGTATTCAGATGAAATCACTAGAAGAAACTGATCATTATTTTTACTATAAAGAGTTTCTAAATAACAAGGAACGGATGCTCCAGGAATTACTGGCAGATGACGAGACTTAATTACAAGATGAGTATTATGTTTTGTAGCATAAGACAACATTATTGATGAAAGCGCGTCAAACTAATAACAACTTTTTTGAGGTGAATACCTTTGTGGATGAAGTTATCTGCTGTCGCCTTGAACATCCTCCTTGGGATCGCAGGAGTCTATGTTCTCATATTTGTCATAATGACTGGTGGTGCACTTGATGGTAGCCGGTCTCCAAGTACTAGTCCCTTAGGGTATTTGATTATCCTGATTTACTTATTAATTTGTTTGGGAACCAATTTTCTTTTTGCCCGAAAGTCCTCAAGTATCTGGAGGTATTGCCTAACAAGTGTTTCAGTATGGCTCGGTTCATTTTTCATTACCATTCTTTTATAGGTTCTGCTTTTTTACGTTCCTAGAAAAAGGAGTGTTGTAGTCGTATGGAGAGGTCGTTTTCTTATGTCGTTACTTGGAGTCGAAAACAGCTAATAATTCCGCCGAACCACATCACTATCGTTTTCAGTTTCTGTCTGTGATCTTGGCTTTTGCTGTATTAGCCATCAGTGCCCCTTCCGCTTTTGCTCAACAAGAAAATACATTTAACAAGCAAGTTTCTCCTCAACCTGCTTCAACACATATTTTCCATTTACCAATGTGCTGACTACCGAAGAGTAACCACTTTGATGCAAGTAATTCAGGTAGATTCACGTTATATGTTACTCAATCCAGGCTGGGAATACTGAAGTAACTTACAGTCTGTGGCATCCTCCATCCAACCAATCATGAAGTAGTTCACGAGGTTACAAGGACGGGAAATAGGAATTCTATGGTTCATACCTTCAGAATCCCTAAAGCAGGCAAATACTATTTTGAAATCAAAAATCGCAGTAAAGATAATAACAATCAATATATACCTGTTTCTGGAGAAATAAGATTTACAAACCCGTAATGTGTAACAAGATTGTCGTAACGGCTACAGACTCATTAGAAGCAACGACCGTCCGCACGTTCTCCTTAACCCGCTCCGTGACGAAAACTCGTCTCAAGACATGGACAAGCTTGATAACTACATGGAAAGTGTGTACTCAGAAAAAATAGTGGGCAAACCGTGGGCAAAAATGTTAAACCTCTTAAAAAATGAAATTTGCACACAAATTGAAAAAACCCCTCGCACCTACAGGCACAAGGGGTTTCGCTTATTAGTAAGCAGTCATGTATTGCTCGCGCTCCCAATCGTGAACGCGTGTGCGGAACATAATCTTGGCTTTCAATCGGTTTTAATACCTCCTAGAAATCGCATAAAATCAACCGTTTCACCTATTGTTGTTTCAAATGACATCAAATCTTTTCATCATTTTGTGGGTGATTTGTGGGTGGGCTATACATGTAGAAAAGCCCGATATAATGCTGCTTAGAGCCCTTCAACATTGGAGGGCTCTTGTCTTCATTTAGTATTTGTTTTTTCTA is from Brevibacillus brevis and encodes:
- a CDS encoding AAA family ATPase; this encodes MTTSSKDTFLRSIHLERENVPSFLSYPFNLPFLTDFESLDIHPQVTYIIGENGMGKSTFLEAIAVALGFNPEGGTINFSFSTQDTHSELHQFIRLIRGFRKPKDGFFFRAETYYNLATNIDEMDRAPSYSRPIIDSYGGKSLHRLSHGEAFFATFLHRFSGNGLYILDEPEAALSPFRQMAMLSRIHSLIKTNSQFVISTHSPILMAYPDSVIYELTASGIQMKSLEETDHYFYYKEFLNNKERMLQELLADDET
- a CDS encoding YjcZ family sporulation protein; the encoded protein is MSAGFFDDFSLILVLFVLLVIVACSSE
- a CDS encoding DUF6492 family protein — encoded protein: MTRSAKSTFNSSIKIDVLIPAIEKDLGTLPYVIDSIRKQVKHPVGKIMVVSPPSKRIQALCRRKNCTFINERRVLPITKKNIHYQTKRTNRSGWLLQQLLKLAGGNLTKQRYYLVIDADTILIRPHVFLVNGKTVFYCRNWSRPEYFRTYKKLMGTRATASRSFVAHYMLFDKSKLSRLKSKIEARHKTRWYWAIIKKTNKQSYAGFSEFETYGNFVKAHYPGHLVVRSSLNKSLSSKPASLTRKRIIRLAQNYRSISFHKRGWYIRKKNVRK
- a CDS encoding VOC family protein, encoding MKVKRIVANIESQDIAAAKCFYQDVLGLNLLMDHGWIATYGTAEEMSVQISFASQGGSHTLTPDLSIEVDDVDTALERMKKAGFPIEYGPADEPWGVRRFYVRDPFGKLINILGHLKYN